The following are from one region of the Myotis daubentonii chromosome 2, mMyoDau2.1, whole genome shotgun sequence genome:
- the LOC132226122 gene encoding olfactory receptor 9S13-like — protein MKNELNRNYSEVTEFILLGFRIPPELQILLFLVFLLIYMVTVVGNTSMIIVIKSDSRLQTPMYFFLRNLSYLDLCYSTVIAPKTLANFLSNEKKISYSGCAAQFFFFALFVTTEGFLLAVMAFDRFSAICYPLLYPAHMSQKVCVHLVTGSYICGSINSIVQTGFTFSLHFCGENRLDHFFCDVPALIKISCVDTFVNEVVLFILSALIIITTTAVILVSYAYILSTVLKIPSTHGRRKTVSTCGSHIAVVSLFYGTVFFMYAQPTAISAPEQNKIVAVLYTLIIPMLNPLIYSLRNRDVKDAVKSIFCRR, from the coding sequence ATGAAGAATGAGCTAAATAGGAATTACTCAGAGGTGACTGAGTTTATTCTACTAGGGTTCAGAATCCCTCCAGAGCTACAGATCCTCTTATTCCTAGTATTCTTGCTGATCTACATGGTCACTGTGGTGGGAAATACCAGCATGATAATTGTCATTAAGAGTGACTCCAGACTTCAAACACCTATGTATTTCTTCCTTAGAAACTTGTCCTATTTAGATCTCTGCTACTCAACCGTCATCGCTCCCAAAACTTTAGCCAACTTCTtatctaatgaaaagaaaatttcttACAGTGGCTGTGCCGCccaatttttcttctttgccCTATTTGTCACAACCGAAGGCTTTCTGCTGGCTGTCATGGCATTTGATAGATTCTCCGCCATTTGCTACCCTCTCCTTTACCCTGCGCACATGTCCCAGAAAGTCTGTGTTCACTTGGTAACTGGATCCTATATCTGTGGAAGCATCAACTCCATAGTCCAAACGGGTTTCACCTTCAGTTTGCATTTCTGTGGAGAAAACAGATTGGACCACTTTTTCTGTGATGTCCCAGCCCTGATCAAGATCTCATGTGTTGACACCTTTGTAAATGAGGTTGTACTGTTTATTCTCTCTGctctcatcatcatcaccaccacagCAGTCATTCTGGTTTCCTATGCTTATATCCTCTCCACTGTCCTGAAGATCCCCTCGACCCATGGCAGGAGGAAGACCGTCTCTACGTGTGGCTCCCACATAGCAGTGGTGAGTTTATTCTATGGGACGGTGTTCTTTATGTATGCCCAACCTACAGCCATCTCCGCACCAGAGCAAAACAAGATTGTAGCTGTGCTCTACACACTTATAATACCAATGCTAAACCCTCTAATATATAGTTTGAGAAACAGAGATGTGAAAGATGCTGTGAAAAGTATATTCTGCAGGAGATGA